In Mustela lutreola isolate mMusLut2 chromosome 1, mMusLut2.pri, whole genome shotgun sequence, one genomic interval encodes:
- the LOC131820522 gene encoding LOW QUALITY PROTEIN: olfactory receptor 8D2-like (The sequence of the model RefSeq protein was modified relative to this genomic sequence to represent the inferred CDS: inserted 1 base in 1 codon) gives MATFNHSSMTEFILEGLTKHPELQLPLFLLFLGVYMVTVVENLGMIFLIAISSQLHSLMYYLLIHLSFIDLCYSSVITPNMLVNFVSEKNITFFVACMTQLYFFLIFIIAEGYLQTAMAYDRCVAICSPLLYNIIMSHKICSIMMAVVYSLGLSGATVHTTRMSVLSFCGSHVVSHYFCDILPLLTLSCSSTHINEILLFIIGGLNTLAPTLAILISCAFILLSILHIQSTEGRSKAFGTCSSHFITVGIFFGSITFMYFKPPSSNTMXQEKMSSVFYTTVITMLNPMIYSLRNNDVKNVLRKLVDGR, from the exons ATGGCTACTTTCAATCATTCCTCCATGACTGAGTTTATCCTTGAAGGGTTAACAAAACACCCAGAGCTTCAACTGCCTCTATTCCTACTGTTCCTTGGAGTGTATATGGTCACAGTGGTGGAGAACCTGGGCATGATTTTCTTAATTGCTATCAGTTCTCAACTTCATTCtctaatgtattatttactcattcatttgtcattcattgatctctgctacTCATCTGTCATTACCCCAAACATGCTGGTGAACTTCGTATCAGAGAAGAATATTACCTTCTTTGTGGCTTGCATGACtcagctttatttcttccttatttttataattgcaGAAGGCTACCTTCAGACTGCCATGGCATATGACCGTTGTGTAGCCATCTGTAGCCCACTGCTTTACAATATTATCATGTCCCATAAGATCTGCTCCATAATGATGGCTGTGGTATATTCACTGGGGTTGTCTGGGGCTACAGTCCATACTACCCGCATGTCAGTGTTGTCCTTCTGTGGATCTCATGTAGTCAGTCATTATTTTTGTGATATTCTCCCCTTGTTGACTCTCTCTTGCTCCAGCACCCACATCAATGAGATACTGTTGTTTATTATTGGAGGGCTTAATACCTTAGCACCTACACTGGCTATACTCATCTCTTGTGCTTTCATTCTTTTGAGTATTCTCCATATTCAGTCTACTGAGGGACGGTCCAAAGCCTTTGGTACTTGTAGCTCCCATTTCATAACAGTGGGTATCTTTTTTGGGTCTATCACATTCATGTATTTCAAACCCCCTTCTAGCAATACTA GGCAGGAGAAGATGTCCTCAGTGTTCTACACCACAGTGATCACCATGCTGAATCCCATGATCTACAGCCTGAGGAACAATGATGTGAAGAATGTACTGAGAAAGTTGGTTGATGGAAGGTAG
- the LOC131820530 gene encoding olfactory receptor 8B8-like, whose translation MDMENSSLVTEFILVGLTKYSEIQLPLFFLFLGIYIVTVAGNVGLVTLIGLNSHLHTPMYYFLFNLSFIDLCYSSVITPKLLVNFVSEPNTISYAACMTQLFFYCFFVSAECYVLTVMAYDRYVAICKPLLYTVTMSPQVCSLLAVIVYVGAFIGAWAHTGCMLRLTFCDANTINHYMCDILPLLELSCTSTHVNELVVLIVVGFDVGVPSLTIIVSYTFILASILRIRSTEGRSKAFSTCSSHIIVVSVFFGSGAFMYLHPSSVLSMDQGKVSTVFYTIVVPMLNPLIYSFRNKEVKVALKKSLSRKIFS comes from the coding sequence ATGGATATGGAAAACAGTTCCTTAGTCACTGAGTTTATCCTTGTGGGTTTAACCAAATATTCAGAGATCCAGCTGCCCCTGTTCTTCCTGTTCTTAGGAATCTACATTGTCACCGTGGCAGGAAATGTGGGCTTGGTCACTCTAATTGGACTGAATTCTCACCTTCACACGCCCATGTACTACTTCCTCTTTAATTTATCCTTTATCGACCTCTGTTATTCTTCCGTCATCACCCCAAAATTGCTGGTAAACTTTGTGTCTGAACCAAACACCATCTCCTATGCAGCATGCATGACTCAGCTTTTTTTCTATTGCTTCTTTGTCAGTGCAGAGTGCTATGTATTGACAGTAATGGCCTATGATCGCTATGTGGCCATTTGTAAGCCCCTACTGTATACAGTCACCATGTCCCCTCAGGTCTGTTCTCTGCTGGCTGTGATTGTATATGTGGGGGCATTTATCGGTGCCTGGGCCCACACAGGATGCATGCTGAGGCTGACCTTCTGTGATGCCAACACCATCAACCACTACATGTGTGACATCCTCCCCCTCCTGGAGCTCTCCTGCACAAGCACTCACGTCAATGAGCTGGTAGTTCTCATTGTTGTGGGCTTTGATGTCGGTGTGCCCAGCCTCACTATCATTGTCTCTTACACTTTTATCCTCGCTAGCATCCTTCGCATCCGTTCCACTGAAGGAAGGTCCAAAGCCTTCAGCACTTGCAGCTCACATATaattgttgtttctgttttctttgggtcAGGGGCATTCATGTATCTTCatccttcttctgtcttgtccATGGACCAGGGAAAAGTGTCCACCGTGTTCTACACCATTGTGGTGCCTATGCTCAATCCTCTGATCTATAGCTTCAGGAACAAGGAAGTTAAGGTTGCCCTGAAAAAAAGTTtgagtagaaaaatattttcctga
- the LOC131820540 gene encoding olfactory receptor 8B3-like — MARGNASFVTEFILEGLTDLPDLQLPLLSLFLVMYMVTMLGNLCLIILIGLNSHLHTPMYFFLFNLSFTDLCYSSVFTPKMLINFTSKENIISYRGCMTQFYFFCFFAISECYVLTSMAYDRYVAICNPLLYNVAMSPKVCSSLMLGSYLMAFSGATAHTGCMLRLTFCDANTVNHYFCDILPLLQLSCTSTYVNELVVFIVAGINVIVPTVTIFFSYGFILSSILRISSTEGRLKAFSTCSSHIIAVFLFFGSFAFMYLKPSSAGSMGRGKISSVFYTNVVPMMNPFIYSLRNKDVKLAVRKTVSRRVF; from the coding sequence ATGGCTCGTGGAAATGCTTCCTTTGTGACTGAATTCATTCTGGAGGGGCTCACAGACCTTCCAGATCTCCAGCTCCCTCtcttgagtctgtttctggtcATGTACATGGTCACTATGTTGGGAAATTTGTGCTTGATAATTCTAATAGGGCTCAATTCACACCtgcacacccccatgtactttttcctcttcAATTTGTCCTTCACAGACCTCTGTTATTCTTCTGTGTTTACACCTAAAATGCTGATTAACTTCACATCAAAGGAGAATATTATCTCCTACAGGGGATGCATGacccagttttactttttctgcttttttgctATTTCTGAATGTTATGTGCTGACATCAATGGCCTAtgatcgctatgtggccatctgtaacccacTCTTATATAATGTTGCCATGTCCCCCAAAGTGTGTTCCAGCCTTATGCTTGGTTCATATTTGATGGCATTTTCAGGTGCCACGGCTCACACAGGATGCATGCTGAGACTGACCTTCTGTGATGCAAACACCGTCAACCATTATTTTTGTgacattctccctctgctccagctcTCCTGCACCAGCACCTATGTGAATGAGCTGGTGGTTTTCATTGTGGCAGGTATCAATGTGATTGTGCCCACTGTCACCATCTTTTTCTCTTATGGTTTTATCCTGTCCAGCATCCTGCGCATTAGCTCCACTGAGGGCAGGTTGAAAGCCTTCAGCACGTGCAGCTCCCACATAATtgctgttttcctcttctttggcTCCTTTGCTTTTATGTATCTTAAACCATCTTCTGCTGGGTCTATGGGTAGGGGGAAAATCTCCTCTGTCTTTTATACCAATGTGGTTCCCATGATGAACCCTTTCATTTACAGCTTGAGAAACAAAGATGTTAAACTTGCTGTGAGAAAAACTGTGAGTAGGAGAGTGTTTTGA